Proteins encoded together in one Staphylococcus aureus window:
- the atpB gene encoding F0F1 ATP synthase subunit A — translation MDHKSPLVSWNLFGFDIVFNLSSILMILVTAFLVFLLAIICTRNLKKRPTGKQNFVEWIFDFVRGIIEGNMAWKKGGQFHFLAVTLILYIFIANMLGLPFSIVTKDHTLWWKSPTADATVTLTLSTTIILLTHFYGIKMRGTKQYLKGYVQPFWPLAIINVFEEFTSTLTLGLRLYGNIFAGEILLTLLAGLFFNEPAWGWIISIPGLIVWQAFSIFVGTIQAYIFIMLSMVYMSHKVADEH, via the coding sequence ATGGATCACAAATCCCCGCTCGTGAGTTGGAATTTATTCGGTTTTGATATCGTTTTCAATTTATCAAGTATATTGATGATACTTGTTACGGCGTTTCTTGTTTTTCTACTTGCTATCATTTGTACGCGTAATTTGAAAAAAAGACCAACTGGCAAACAAAATTTCGTTGAATGGATTTTTGATTTCGTGAGGGGAATCATTGAAGGTAACATGGCTTGGAAAAAAGGTGGTCAATTCCACTTCTTAGCAGTAACGCTGATTCTGTACATTTTTATAGCTAATATGTTAGGTCTTCCGTTTTCTATAGTAACGAAAGATCACACATTGTGGTGGAAATCACCGACAGCTGATGCAACAGTGACTTTAACGTTGTCTACAACGATAATACTGTTAACTCACTTTTATGGAATTAAAATGCGTGGTACGAAACAATATCTTAAAGGTTATGTACAGCCGTTTTGGCCATTGGCAATTATTAATGTTTTTGAAGAGTTCACTTCAACATTAACGCTTGGTCTGCGTTTGTACGGTAACATATTTGCAGGTGAGATACTATTAACATTACTTGCTGGCTTATTCTTTAACGAACCAGCATGGGGTTGGATTATTAGTATCCCAGGATTAATTGTTTGGCAAGCATTTTCAATATTTGTAGGAACAATCCAAGCATATATCTTTATTATGCTTTCGATGGTTTATATGTCACATAAAGTG
- a CDS encoding ATP synthase subunit I has translation MNRIDTTNRLYYHLVCMSGTVFMIDISHTEAYKMSRFYNIFKQFIQYYFYLIIILGGLYLYTHHAFILGLIIGVTGSAINTCIFECYLAKAKRPDTMHISTGNMWRYLVAIIACMIWYLNKAHVSIIGIIIGLMISYVVVIIRPLLKVSK, from the coding sequence TTGAATAGAATTGACACCACAAATCGCCTATATTATCATTTAGTTTGTATGAGTGGAACGGTTTTCATGATTGATATCAGTCACACGGAGGCATATAAAATGAGTCGTTTCTACAACATTTTTAAACAGTTCATTCAATATTATTTTTATCTAATAATAATATTGGGAGGATTATACCTTTATACACACCATGCATTTATCTTAGGATTAATCATTGGTGTTACTGGTTCTGCAATCAACACATGTATTTTTGAATGCTATTTAGCTAAAGCTAAAAGACCAGACACTATGCATATTTCAACTGGAAATATGTGGCGATACTTAGTTGCAATTATTGCCTGTATGATTTGGTACCTTAATAAAGCGCATGTAAGTATCATCGGTATAATTATTGGTTTAATGATTTCATATGTTGTAGTTATCATACGTCCTTTACTAAAGGTGAGCAAATAA